A segment of the Ipomoea triloba cultivar NCNSP0323 chromosome 1, ASM357664v1 genome:
AATGGTGTTCAGACCTTCTCCTCCCATCATAGCATACAAGGAGATTTCAGCTTGCTCATCTGATTTTTCCACTTCCTGGGCTGATTCTTCATTGCTCAATTCTTCCGAAGTATCATAAAACTCACTCTCCTCAATGATATTGAAAGTAGGACCCTTGCATCTATGCCCAGGTTGCCATGGCTCAAAGCACCTAAAGCATCTGTTCTGCTCCCTTAACTGTAATTTGAATTTTGCCACATCAGGCCCCTTGGCAGTGCTATTAAAGCTGTTGGATGCTGCTGAACCCTGTGAGATTATGGGCCTTATTTCAACAGGTTTGGATGTGTAGGGTTTTGGTGTGTATGTAGATGTGTATGGTTTGGTGGATGGGGAATTTGCAAGCTGATTAGGTTTTGTAGTGAAGTGGGAGGGATTTCTGTACAGTTCATTGGGCTTGAATCCCCTCTCAAACTGTTTGGCAAACCAAATTGCATCTGCTAAGGATTTAGGCTGAGCTGCTCTCACAAAACATCTGAGGTTCTGCTTGAGTCTAGCTATATATGCTTCCAGAAAATATCCCTCAGTAAGAGTGGGATGATTTTGGAGCAACAGGCTTCTAAACTCCTCAAATCGGTCCGTGAATTCCAACACCATTCCATACTGCTTAAAACCAGTAAACTCCTCCATCACTGATCCACTATCCCCTCCAAACCTTCTACACACAGCTACAGCAAATGGTGCCCACTCAAAAGCTCCTTCTAGCCCGGTTAAGTAACTCTCAAACCACAGTCCTACCTTCCCCGTCAAATTCACATACAGTACATGCATCTCTTCAATTTGAGGAATATTAGCCATTAAGAAGAATCTCTCACATCTATTAATCCATAATCGGGGCTGTTCGTAATCGAAATGAGGAAAATCATATCTATACCTGAGCAGATGATGTTCAGTGTTCTGCCTAGGCTGTGGCTCCCTCCTTGGCGCCCAATCATGATTGATCCTCTCCGACTCTGCCTCACTACTGGATTCTATGTCCTCTTCTCCAACAGGAACTTTTCCCAGCCTTCTCCGCGTTAGATTTAGATCCATACGCGATTTGGATTGAGGCACTTGACCTCCACCATTTACTGATGATCCTCCCGGAGCAGTTTCTAAGATCGGCGGCGGCGGACGATTGAGTCGGATTGTTTCAACAATGTCGTCCTTCCAACTGGCTATTTTACTATCCATCTGAGCAACTAGTTTCTCCATTAACTCACATGTAGTTGTCGACTGTGCTTCCATTTGTTTGTTGAGATCAGCCACAGTAGCTTCCAGCCTGCTTACTCTCGCCTCCATTggagggctctgataccaactatAATGGTCTTGGAAGTTTGTTGCGAACAGAGAGAAGAAATTGAGGGAGAAGAGAGGAAGAGAGACGAAGAGAGACTGAAATTGTATTTCAAAAACATGCCTTACATTTGTTCTGCGATTAcatttatatttcaaaattcaactAACTGCTAAACATGCAAAACGGCGTCGTCGGATAGGCCAACCGCTCTGTTAGTTGTTAGctccaaaacgacgtcgcttGAATCCAACCGCCCAACTGCTCGCTGTCCAACGCTGCATTTTAACCTCCTGAGTCCAGGTTCACAGCTTCATTCTCTGCCTTCTGTTTGTTCATTCGGCTGCTCAGGAACCGTTACacatataacaacaacaataaaaataattgatgaATACCTCCAAGTAGGGTACCCAGTCAGAAGCTTGCTCAAGCACTCGGATTTGTGGGTTATCCAAAAGACGGGAAGGACCACAAAAACACCGAGCAGAGCAGGCAGTCAAATTCCCCACTTGGGCAACCCATTGCAGGTAGTCAGGTTCAATAAGGAAGATTGAGTGCTAGATCCAAAGGTGGGAAAAGAGATCTTTTGAAGATTCCCACCAAATATTCAGtaatatttccttttttattattCGGAAAGAAATCTGATAGCTTAGGAAACTTTCTTAagatcaattttctttttctttttcttattttataacACTATTCTTTTATGGTCTTAATCTTCTTTGCACTTGGTTACGATTGTGTTGGCCCACCGTTCGACTACTGTGACATtaaaaccaacaacaacaataatacggagtaataaattataGACTGGACTTTTAAATgaaactattaattattttgagatataTTTATTACATGTATAGGTTCTACTACATATACCGggtttttgtgaagaagaatgCATATTCAGAGTGCACGACGGGCTGCGTACAACACCGGCGGATTATGAACCAATGCTCATTTCCATTGGTCCGTATTTTCATCGGAAGATGAAAAGGCATTCGCGCAAAATGAAGAACTTGAAAGAGCGGTATTTGCAATCATTTTTGAAAAGAGCAGAAGGGCGCGGATTGACTAAGGAGAACATTAGCAATAAATTAAAGGGTTTGGAAAGCAGAGCAAAAAGTTATTATGGTGATCCAATAATAGATATGGAAGGATATGAATTCGTAGAAATGTTATTACATGATGGATGCTTTGTAGTGGAATTTGTTGTTAGATCAAAGTCAACAACAACCGGATGTAGTAGTGATCCTCCTCCTATTCACGTGCCTGACTGGATGCGAGTTCAAATTGTTCGAGACATGTTGCTGATGGAGAACCAACTCCCCTTCTTTGTTCTTAATGAACTCTATGAATTGATAATGGATACTACACAAGACAGGACACCCTTCTTGAATTTGGTGGAATTCACATTTTCAGATGTGCTATCAAAGCTCAGGTATTTCTCCTTGATCCTGAATGAGGTGAATGACCAAGAGATAAAGCATTTACTTCAACTGGTGCATATTCTTTGCCGCCCTCATCAATCCCAAGTAACTGAAATAAGAACACCACACCCTGCAACTTCCATGGAATCAAGCTATATACGTTGTGCAAGCGAGCTTCTAGAAGCAGGAGTTGACTTCAAAAAGGTTGCAGGTCATAACATGATGAGTCTATTTAATATAAGATTCAATCGCGGCACACTTGAGATTCCCTCTTTCAGACTTGGGGATTCATCGGTCAGCCTCTTCAAGAACCTCATAGCCTACGAGCAGCATTCCGTTGATGTGTATCCCAAGTATTTCTCAGATTACGTGGTGTTCATGGATGATCTTATCAAAACAGACAAGGATGTCAGCGTACTTCGCCTGAATGGAATTATCTTGAATGGGTTAGGTAATGACAAGGAAGTGGCTCATCTTTTTAACACTCTATCTAAGGGGGTTGTGTATTCCAGTCGTGACTACTGTTACGCTAATGTGTGCTACGATTTGATTCAACATTGCAACAAACCAAGGAATGTGTTGATGTCAAAGTTGCGACGTGATTATTTTCACAGTCCATGGGCAGGGATTTCAACCGTTGCAGCTGTACTGCTTCTTTTCCTCACTGCTACACAGACTATCACAAGTATCTTGGGTCTGCATAAATAATTAATGCCATTCATGCCATGCAATAAGTGTGTgtgttcagttttttttttttaagtctaTTATGCAAAGTGTGAGCAATAAACACTTTTATCATTTTACCTGGCCTGGCCTGGTCTGTACTTTAATTCTCTCTTGTAACAAACCAACTTGAATTGCTTAAACCTCTGTGTTGAATGTGTGACCTTACCTTTCAATAATAATGTATAACAGCATGCAAATCATTATATATTGTACTGTACACGCTGCGGTAACTTGTTTATTACAACTCAACCATTCATCCCAGAACAAGACACTATCTAGTTGTTGGCCCCTTTAATTTGCCTCAGCTcttcaagaaattaaagcaatttAGGGCAGTAGATGGGAAAAATGGGGCTTTAATTTGCTTTGAGGATTAATGCTTGCCTTTTAAGTGTTCTTTTCTGGCTTGGAGAATGCTGAAAAGAAAGTTGCCTTGGCTGCTTGTGGATGACGACTTTAATTTGGAAATGTCTtagcttgtttttgttttgatcTCAGAGAAGGTACGGTGCTGCTTGCGTTTTGTAGTTTGTCTGGTGTAGTGGTGTTTGGGCTTAGATCGAGTGCAGCAGAGGATTAGTCTTTGGTGCAATTGTTTTTGTTTAGTTTATCAGAGgattaattatgtaattaatggAGTTAATTGTGTTCTTAGAATTAGGATAGTGCAATGTAATTAGTGAAGGAGTAatattaacttttaaatttcataagcaatataatatttatattatgttcTTATAGTATACATACATGAATGagattataataaaattattttacgcttcaatattgtctatatttttattatgtctCCCTATAGTCTCTCTATACTCTCTTCTTTATCTCCTTAATCTTCCTTCTCCCTCTAAAAATAGAGCTAAACAGACCCTTCTATAAACCTACAGGAATTATCACCATCTACAATATTTCTCTATTGTTGAATCCATTCACGCCATTGCATTATCATCTACCAGGTGGgagatttatataattaataatgggCACTTCAAATTTTAAACGTGATTATTAGTAATTGGAGAAACTAGTAATACATAATTCGTTTCTGATACACTTTCATCCTCCTAATTAGAACTCTTCATAGCCACCACTACTTTTTCAACTTTCCATGGGATATTAGGAGGGGTAGTGGTAATGACAATGGTGGAGGCCTATCAAGGATGTGTAAACTTTTGTCCATGCTTAATTTCTTGAGATTGTGAACAATTTTAATTCATTTACGCCTCAAACTGTGATTGATCTTTTAGCTTTTTTTCAATTACAACGCTAGTTTAATTTCTTAAACGATATCTACATGTTTTCTCGGGTCATCTAGTTGGTGTTGATCTTTTACCAATTTATGAAGATTGATGCGAGACGAATAATTGCCCATACCATGGTTAATATCCtcaattgctacaatcaaaCTTTGCAATGTTTGATTAAACTAGTTCAAATTTTTGGTGTAGATCGTTTGAT
Coding sequences within it:
- the LOC115999329 gene encoding UPF0481 protein At3g47200-like; protein product: MESLIGMNPCKESHKKEEKIKEEMYKKNEMNTTNSVEFGSYHILDPPESSASGQVPIDRNPSKEHKKEEKKEKEEEKIEKEKDDDKYYSFKYCTNIYITQQNTANPIKFGSYHHPPPPPRMSFAAGQIPIDRTPSKEHEKKEKIDKTKEDYYDRKDMNTPAKKEEKKDKEKKDGEKKDTVLLHIPGFCEEECIFRVHDGLRTTPADYEPMLISIGPYFHRKMKRHSRKMKNLKERYLQSFLKRAEGRGLTKENISNKLKGLESRAKSYYGDPIIDMEGYEFVEMLLHDGCFVVEFVVRSKSTTTGCSSDPPPIHVPDWMRVQIVRDMLLMENQLPFFVLNELYELIMDTTQDRTPFLNLVEFTFSDVLSKLRYFSLILNEVNDQEIKHLLQLVHILCRPHQSQVTEIRTPHPATSMESSYIRCASELLEAGVDFKKVAGHNMMSLFNIRFNRGTLEIPSFRLGDSSVSLFKNLIAYEQHSVDVYPKYFSDYVVFMDDLIKTDKDVSVLRLNGIILNGLGNDKEVAHLFNTLSKGVVYSSRDYCYANVCYDLIQHCNKPRNVLMSKLRRDYFHSPWAGISTVAAVLLLFLTATQTITSILGLHK